Genomic window (Chloroflexota bacterium):
AGTCACAGCCCAAGTCGCGCAGGGCGATGATCTCCTCCCGCAGGATGGCCACCACGTCGGCGGCGAGGTCTTCGGGGGTTGGGTAGACGGCGTCTGAGAGACCCTCGAACCAGCTGGAGCGTGTCAGCATGTAGGGTCCGGGCAGGGGAATCTTGATCTGGCGGTCCGTGTGCTCCTTCAGGAAGGCGAATTCGTCGAGGGCAAGGCCCTCCCGCGTTCCGAGCCGGTCCACGGCAATGGGGCTCTTGATAGCGAAGGCCGGCACGTCGAGGGCGCGCAGCATCTCTTCCATCCGGGCCCGGTCATGGGAATAGTCCATCACTTCCGAGACCTTCATGAGTCGCATACCAGTCAGCTTGTCCACAGCGAAGGAATAGAAGTTGTCCCGGCGCAGCTCGCCGTCGCTGATGATGTCGACGCCGGCCGCTTCCTGCGCCCGGATGCAGGCCAGCACCTCTGCGTCTGCGAGGGCGTTGAACTCGGCGAGGGTGATCTCGCCAGCTTCCTTGCGTCGCAGAGCACGGACGAGCTCCGTTGAGCGGGGCCAACTCCCTACGACAGTTACGGGAAACAAAGGGGTCTGCGACATGCACAATCCTCCACTATTCGAGCGCCATGAGTGGTCGCTGCTTACCCTTGGGGCAGGAGTAGTTTATATCAGCGAGCGAGCCTGTACAATTCGGAGACCGTACGGCGCAAGCGGAGGAGGCGGCCGCCTGCATCAAGGGGAGACGGGAGTGGCCACATTCCTGCGGCCCCTTCCCTTCACGAACTTTGCCAGCTGGCTGATGTCATGGCCCGGAGTACAACTCCGTGTCCGGGTGGAACTGGTACCAGCCGAACCAGAACGACATATGCGTGGGTATGCGGGCAAGCTTCTTCGATTCGTCGGCCTCGTTGACGAGATACTCCTCGGTCACGCGCCAAGTCACGCCGTCGGCGCCTACGACCGAAGACGGCAGGACAAGGCTGGCAGCCTCGCCCGGCGGGAGCTCAAACGACTTGCCGCCGCGGTAGTAGACCCTTGCGCCCTCGCTACCGGCCGAGCCCAGCACCAGAATGTCCTCGCCGCCTACGACGTCGTTGATGATGCGGGCCACGCGCAAGGCATCGGAGGCGTAGGCCTTGTAGCTGTCGTTGAGTTGGACGCCCAGGACGATGTCCTTCGTTGCAAGCCCGTCGTTCCGGTCGGGGACCGGGAACATCGTCTCGGGGTCGGTGAAGTAGGCGAAGTAGATGGCCTCCGGGTCGTCCTCCGGCGCGTAGAAATCGGCGGAGTAAACGCCCGTGGACTGGGCGAGCACCGTGGTGTCGGGATGGAGGGCGAGCCACTCTTCCCATGTGGTGAGCATAACCGGGAAGAAGTCGAGTTTGATGCCGGAGTTCCATAACGGGCCTATGACGGGCTCGCTGGTGAGCTGATTCCAGAGCGAGTTGGTCAGCCGGTCGTACATGACTTTGTTGCTGCGGTACAGCATGCCCGAGGTGCCGAAGGTTGTTGGCTCTCCGTTGATTTTGGCGGAATACACGATTCCGGTTCCGCAGAGCGTTCAGTAGGCAAGGGATATGGGTTCGCCCCCCAATATGTCGTTGGCCATCTCGTGAGCGTTCACAATGCGGAGGGGGTACGCCCTGTGCTTGCCATTTATGGACACGCCAAATACGCGGTCGCTCGGCAGCAGATAGTCCTGGTCGTCCGCGGCGACGACCGGAGCCTGTTCCAAAGGCGGGATGCCGTCGGGCCGGACGCCTCCCCACGCAATCTCGGCGACGTTAATTCGTGAGCCTTGCCCTGCAGGGGACAGGAATTCACCGAACCTGTAGTCGATCAGGTTCATCAGGTCTACCTTCCACGCCACATAGCCCTCTGGCGGCAGGTATTCATCGCCGTTCCTGCCGAGCCACTCCATCCACTCAAACCAACCCCGCGAGTAGGCTTCAAGATCCTCCCCTGTGATTTCCTTAAGGGCATCCTTGGTGTCCAGCACCAGCTCCCAGTTACCAAAGAAGCGGAGCATCTCTATCATCACGGGGACCATCGATTTATCGCTGTTGGCGACTGCCAGTTCCAGAGCCTCATGGGATTTCGCGGGCTGGCTACCAAAGCCAGAGAATAGCCGGTACATGTTCTCGGTGGAGTCGTAGGGCCCCGCGGGCTCCGGGGCAGAAGCCTCGGCAGTCGGTGCGGCCCGCACAGGCGCCGCGGCCTCCGCCGGCACTGCCGTCGGGGTGACCTCGATTTCCGGGAATGGCTCCTCACCAGAGCATGCCACGGCTACAGCGGCCATGGACGCTGCCGCCAGCAGTGCAAGACGACGCAACAGCCTGTTCACTGGAATCCTTCCCGGGGATGCACCGACCCGCCCCTGATAGTTGCACTACCAGCCATCTTACACCTATACGAGTGGGCAAGGCGAAACGATGCAATGAAGGGCCATGCGAGGTCATGTTCACTGGCGTCAGACTGCATGGCGCGCCGGTCGGTCCATCGACCACAGCGTTGGCTTCGATGACGGCGCATCGGTTGCCGTCCGCCTACGTGCGTGCTACCTTGCCGCCTATGCAAGCAACGGCCGTCATCGAAGCCACTGACCTCTCGTTCAGCTACGGCGCACGGCAGGTCTTGAGCGGGCTCTCCCTGTCCGTGCTGGAGGGCGAGGTCTTTGGCGTGCTGGGCGCCAACGGCTCAGGCAAGACCACGCTCATGCGCATGATGGTGGGCCTGTTGAGCGCCAACGGCGGCACGCTCACTGTCAACGGAGACACCCCCTCGTCGCGACAGGCGGCGCAGGTCGGCTATATGCCGCAGCTCAGCGCCCTCTACCAGGAGTTGTCCGTCCAGGAAAACGTCAACTTCTTTGCGCGGATGTACGGGATGTCCGACCGCCGCGTGCGCGCTGAGGCCGTCGACGAGGCAATCAGCATTGTGGATTTGGCCGAACGCAGCGGCGACACCATCCTGAACCTCAGCGGCGGCATGCGTCAGCGCGTCAGCCTGGCCATCGCGCTGGTCCACCGGCCCTCCCTGCTGCTGCTGGACGAACCGACCATCGGACTCGACCCCGACCTGCGTGCAGCGTTCTGGGAGCGTTTCAGACGCATGGCCGATGGCGGCACTACCATCCTGATATCCAGCCACACGATGGACGACGCCGCCCACTGCGACCGGCTTGCCTTTCTCCGGGACGGCGGGGTGATCGCCATGGACACGCCGTCGGCGCTCCGAGCCGCCACCGGACGCACTGACGCATCCCTTGAGGACGCGTTCATTCACTTCCTGCGAATGTCGGACGAGTGATGTCTAGCGACCGCGTGCTGGCCATCACCGAGCGAATCGTCCGTCAGATACTGCGCGACCGGCGGTCCATCGGGCTGCTCATTGTCGGGCCACTCATCGTTATGTCACTTGTGGGCTTCAGCCTCTACGAGCAGCGCGAGATCCTCGACAGGGTCGCTCCCGGCCTGCTCGCGGTCTTTGTCATGTTCTTCACCTTCATCCTCACCGGCGTCGGTTTCCTACGAGAGCGCGCGCAGGGCACGCTGGAACGCCTGCAGACGACCCTGGTGGGCAGCTTCGACATCATGCTCGGCTACATGCTGGGATTCCTCATCTTTGCTGTGGTGCAGACTGTTGTGATCTTCTCGTTCACCATCTTTGCGCTGGACGTTCAGTACAAGGGCAGCCTCTGGGAGATCAGCGCCGTCCTGTTGCTCGTGGTCACCGTCGCGGTCAGCCTTGGCATCTTCATCTCCAGCTTCGCCAACAACGAGTTCCAGGTCGTCCAGTTCATCCCCATCGTCCTTGCGCCGCAAATATTCCTGTCGGGCGTCATCATTCCCGTGGAGCAGATGCCGGAGGTGTTCGAATGGCTGTCTGTCATCCTGCCCCTCACCTACGCAGTGGACGCCCTGCACGAGATCATGCTGCGGGGGTCAGACCTTGCGGGAGTGTGGGGGGATCTTGCGGCCCTCGCGGCCTTTTCGGCGGCGCTCCTGGCGGCTGCGGTCGCCACCCTGCGGCGGTAGCCGTTTCAGCCTCACCTTGTCCGCGCACACTGCCGGTGCTACCATCCCGCAGCCAAAACTGCCTTCCACATGACGTGCATTGCCTGCCAGTGGGGATGATGAGGAGGATATGGTTTGGAACTCCATGAGGCCCTCTTTGCCGTAGGCATGCTCATTGTCGCCGCCAAGCTGCTGGAGGGCATCTTCAAACGCTTCGGGCTGAACGCCATCTTCGCCTACGCTGTGGCAGGCGTCATCCTCGGCCCCGTCACCGGCCTTGTCCACACCGGACCGAGCGTGGAACTCATCCTCGGCATCGGCATCTTCATGTTCTTTTTCCTGATTGGGTTGGAGGAGCTGGACATCACCGGATTCGTTGCCGCCATTCGCGGCCGGATCTTCTTCACCGCCGTCCTCGCCGTGACGCTTTCGATGCTTGCCTCCCTCTCGGTGACGACAGACGTATTCATTGACCTGCAGCTCGGGCTCAGCTTCACGCAGGCACTGGGGCTCGCAGGGGTGTTGTCGCTTTCCAGCCTCGGAGTGGTCGCGAAGGCGCTGATCGACGAGGGGCGCCTACGCGAGCCCGTCGGTGTTCAAATCTTCACGTCAGTCATCATCGTCGAGCTCATCGCCCTCTTCGTGGTTGGCTTCGCCATCAGTGAGCATTTTTCGTCATCGTCACACGAGGGCATCGAGGCGATGACGGTGGTCCGCATTGTCGCCGAGATCATCGGATTCGGGATCGTGACGTGGTTTGTGGCCAGCAAGCTGGTGCCACGGGCCCTCGGGCTGTTGCAGCGGATTCTCCGCGTGCCCCAGTTCGCTTTCGGCATGCTCCTTGGCGGCCTTTTCCTCGTCGTCGTGATCGCCGAGGAGGTTGGGCTGCACGGCTCACTGGGCGCGCTCCTCTTCGGTGCGGCCCTCTCCTTCCTGCCGCACCAGACGCGGCGCGACATCATGCCCGGCATGCGAGGCGCCGCCGAGGGGTTTTTTGTACCCCTCTTCTTCGCGTCCGCGGGTCTCCACTTCAACCTCGATTTCGTCAAGCTGCCACTGGAGACCATCCTGATACTCGCCCTCGTCCCCCTGGCCGGCAAGGTGGGCGCGTCTTTCCTCAGCGCTTACGTCACACGGGTCAACGCGCCCTTTGCCACGGCGGTTGGCCTGACGGCGAAGGGCGTGGCGGAGATTGCCCTACTCCT
Coding sequences:
- a CDS encoding cobalamin-independent methionine synthase II family protein; this translates as MSQTPLFPVTVVGSWPRSTELVRALRRKEAGEITLAEFNALADAEVLACIRAQEAAGVDIISDGELRRDNFYSFAVDKLTGMRLMKVSEVMDYSHDRARMEEMLRALDVPAFAIKSPIAVDRLGTREGLALDEFAFLKEHTDRQIKIPLPGPYMLTRSSWFEGLSDAVYPTPEDLAADVVAILREEIIALRDLGCDFVQLDEPILSQVVFGEESTETFMCAALPNRRDPTDELEFAVRLMNETLDGITGIRTGVHICRGNWSKKENVLLTGNYGPMLPYLAQMNIDQLVLECATPRAGEMDVFKEYRNEWEMGLGVVNPRADDIESPEEIIVRVKELLQYFDPDKIYLNPDCGFGTFAERNVNTTEMAIKKMQVITQAAEQIRAEYR
- a CDS encoding DUF3179 domain-containing protein, with the protein product MNLIDYRFGEFLSPAGQGSRINVAEIAWGGVRPDGIPPLEQAPVVAADDQDYLLPSDRVFGVSINGKHRAYPLRIVNAHEMANDILGGEPISLAYUTLCGTGIVYSAKINGEPTTFGTSGMLYRSNKVMYDRLTNSLWNQLTSEPVIGPLWNSGIKLDFFPVMLTTWEEWLALHPDTTVLAQSTGVYSADFYAPEDDPEAIYFAYFTDPETMFPVPDRNDGLATKDIVLGVQLNDSYKAYASDALRVARIINDVVGGEDILVLGSAGSEGARVYYRGGKSFELPPGEAASLVLPSSVVGADGVTWRVTEEYLVNEADESKKLARIPTHMSFWFGWYQFHPDTELYSGP
- a CDS encoding ABC transporter ATP-binding protein, coding for MQATAVIEATDLSFSYGARQVLSGLSLSVLEGEVFGVLGANGSGKTTLMRMMVGLLSANGGTLTVNGDTPSSRQAAQVGYMPQLSALYQELSVQENVNFFARMYGMSDRRVRAEAVDEAISIVDLAERSGDTILNLSGGMRQRVSLAIALVHRPSLLLLDEPTIGLDPDLRAAFWERFRRMADGGTTILISSHTMDDAAHCDRLAFLRDGGVIAMDTPSALRAATGRTDASLEDAFIHFLRMSDE
- a CDS encoding ABC transporter permease; translated protein: MSSDRVLAITERIVRQILRDRRSIGLLIVGPLIVMSLVGFSLYEQREILDRVAPGLLAVFVMFFTFILTGVGFLRERAQGTLERLQTTLVGSFDIMLGYMLGFLIFAVVQTVVIFSFTIFALDVQYKGSLWEISAVLLLVVTVAVSLGIFISSFANNEFQVVQFIPIVLAPQIFLSGVIIPVEQMPEVFEWLSVILPLTYAVDALHEIMLRGSDLAGVWGDLAALAAFSAALLAAAVATLRR
- a CDS encoding cation:proton antiporter, whose amino-acid sequence is MELHEALFAVGMLIVAAKLLEGIFKRFGLNAIFAYAVAGVILGPVTGLVHTGPSVELILGIGIFMFFFLIGLEELDITGFVAAIRGRIFFTAVLAVTLSMLASLSVTTDVFIDLQLGLSFTQALGLAGVLSLSSLGVVAKALIDEGRLREPVGVQIFTSVIIVELIALFVVGFAISEHFSSSSHEGIEAMTVVRIVAEIIGFGIVTWFVASKLVPRALGLLQRILRVPQFAFGMLLGGLFLVVVIAEEVGLHGSLGALLFGAALSFLPHQTRRDIMPGMRGAAEGFFVPLFFASAGLHFNLDFVKLPLETILILALVPLAGKVGASFLSAYVTRVNAPFATAVGLTAKGVAEIALLLVMLHSEAISKDIFSLLVLVMLAYILLTPMGIGFALRRMARSTGKISPDRLPPSFERFVLDEIRVRDLLDPYRPHPEASQTVKSFAEDWLLQDQHDYVVIDHDKLAGIVSVSMLRYLPHSEWDHTPLSQMLRQQTPTAYTDDYLEDALQRMSENALSVLPVVDSDTGALKGSISSHEILEMLVFSARGE